TAGTGGAAGTTGCCACGTTCTCGCTTGTGGTTGGCTAGCTCCACTTTTGCTTTCCCGCTGAGAAGCTCCAAGTCAGGGGCATCCTGTGTAGTCAGCAGCTCCACCTCAAGTGTAAGGGCAGCATCCGGAGGGATGTCCGGACTCCTGCTCAAAAAGATAATGCGTGCCCCATCACTGAGCAAGTCCTTGGCAGGATGCAGCCAATGGTCCACCTGGTCAAGCATCCTATTTCCAACAGCACCCCAGCTTGGGGGCATCTGGGACTTTTGCATGCTGGGTGGGAAGGCAGCTTTCCTCTGTTCTCTCCCCCTAGCAACTGGCATTCAGctgcactgcctctgaacatgggggtTCTATTAGACCAggctagggtttcttgacaagcCTGGAAAGATTTCCTAAATGGGCgatagttaattagttaattagtgtttcatacatttttttaatttgttaaaaatttatcaagtgataaaccgccctcccccaaaatggccagtgatggaggggttgggaagaggtggaggcccaggtgggcatgtacacagctatgcttcccaaccctattctgcgtGATTGCgcagtttcaggggtttctcaaccataaaaaattgagaaaggctctaTTAGACACCGTGGCTATGAGTCATTGATTCAACAGCCTTTCACAAGCatgcctgttttttaaaaaaatacccattGCTTGGTCCAGTGGCAGGTAGTTCCACAATACAGGGGGCACTTTCTTTTCCCTCTCCTGAATGGACTGCTTTTTGCCTGCCTGAATTCCAGTGATACGAGCAAGGGGGAGAACATTCAGCTCCCTCCAGtcagaggggaaaggccatgactCATTGGCACAGcacatgcttggcatgcagaagatcacaGGCTCAATCCAGGAGacatccagttaaaaggactgggcAGTAAGTGGTATGAgaggacctcagcctgagaccctggagagctgaggcCAACCTAAGTAGGCAGTGCCAGCTCTAAtggactgagggtctgattcagtgtaaaatGGCTTCAGGTGATCCTATGCATGCTCAATCTCTCTATTTCATttatgaagagaagaagaattgggttttataccccgctttccactacccgaaggagtcccaaaacagcttatattagccttcccttccactccccaaaacagacaccctgtgaggtaggtgaggttgagaaagctccAAGTGAACCattctgcaagaactgctctaagagaacagtgactgacctagggtcacttagctggctgcctgtgggagagCAGGAAattgaatctggttctccagattagaggccaccgctcttaaccactacctcaATGCTGGGTTTCTTATAGCTTTATAAACCTCTACCACATCTCTCTTTagaccagggctggccaaactgtggctccccagatgtccatagactacaattcccatgagtccctgtagtccatggacatctgaacagccacagtttggccacccctactttaGACTCTCCCACCCTATCAACAGACACTAACCTTTCTAGACTTTCTGTGTAAGGAAAGGACTGGCAAACCCTTAGTCAATTCACCGCTCTTTCAAAACAGACTCCCAGGCACCTTGCCTTAGCCCCTCTGCTCCCCCTTCCCTGTCCTGCCACGCACCTGCCCTGGGAGCCATGGCAGTACTTTGGATCGGACTGAATGAGGGCTGTCTCTCCCACCTCCATCAGCTGCACACACAAGTCCAGGGCCTGCAGGGGAAATAAAAGGAGGCTGCAAACAGATCTTAGAtaattgggtggggagggagacccTCCCCcaagttatttattcatttatcatttGGCTTTTATACTGCCCATCCCCACAAATTTGCTTGGGGAAATTTGTGTACAGAAGGTCTTCAAgatcagtttggccacccctgctctatgttcAAGCCTCAAGTTCTCAGCACACACACCAGAAGCAAACTTTCTCCCGACTGGGGGGGTGTAAAAcattctcccctctcccattttattctaacaacaacactgtgaggtaggcaagggtgaaagggagtgactggcccaaggtaacccagcaaaTAAGTGtggcagagcaaggatttgaacccaggctttCTGGATTCTTGTTCAACACTCTACCTGCTGTTCCACACCAAGCTGTCAATCATTTATTGCTGGTGGAGATGGACAACCGGAACTCTGCCTGGATAAGCTATGGCCTAGTTTTGTGGTTTTGGTCACCATGTTGTGGCTAGTAGTACAGTGGGGAACCTAACTTTCTTTTGGGTCCCCCTTTCCACCaactcctctttctccctcttggcaggggtggccaaactgtagctctctatatgttcatgaactacaattcccatgagcccctgccagcatcctattggcaggggctcatgggaattgtagtccatctggtgCGCCACAGGCATCAGGAGCgccacagttaggccacccccgcttcctcactttcccctgcttctttctctcctgccaCCCACCAGGCATCTTTTATCTGCCCGAATCTTCAGCTTCTTTTTACTGAGTTCACCTACCTGCATGACATCGCAATCACCCAGTGTGAACGTGAGGCTAGGGTTCTCCTCCACCACCGTGCCATCTACCAAAGTGGCTTTTAACCGAATGCTAACATTCTGATTTTTAACCGGCCGGGTCTTCCTGCCCTGACCCGCAACTAGGACTTTCTTCTTCAGCAAACCGCTCCCTAGAGGAAGACAAGAGGAAGGAGGAACAGTTTCAGATAACACCGCTGTGGTCGGAACACTGCAGGCCCCcaatgcaaaaagaaaacaaaaccgtACAGCCAGAACAGGGCAAGAAAAAAAGCACCCAAAACAAAGTATGACAGcacttttaattttgttaaatgtttatcaggtgatatgaccatatatggtcatgctgacacCCACCCcaattggccaatgatgtgcccggagaagggtgggaggggaagggccccgggtcaccatgtccacagctatgcttctaaatcacattctgcatgattgcagcacttctgaggtttctgggaagcctgaacaatatttcaggggtttctcaagagtaaaaaagttgagaaaagctgctctctGCTACACATGTGGCATTGGTGGGGTATCTGTTGTCAGTCAGGCACATCACCTCAGGGTTGTTGCCAGACCTGGCCTCAATGAGTCCTACCCTCAAAGGCTGAAGCAACCCAGAAAgaaccctgcccccctcctctaTGGCTTTGACTGACAGAAACTAAGTCTTGAAGGTTGTCGTTACTGTTGTCCTAGCTTAGCAACATCCACCAAGAACATTCATTTCTAAAGGTGGCATTTCTATTACTTTTgggggtatttttcaggtttgtagaaagatccacTTTGtcttcatggctccagtctctggatttatgGATCCAGAGATCTGGCCATGTTGAGGATTAGGTATATCGATTAAATGAGTGGATAGAGAGTagttttcccccctctccagaaGCAAGTATAACTCCTCCAAATACTCAGCTAGCAGAAGGTTCGCAGGATGAAGAGAAGTGCTTCTTTACCTGACTATAGTTAACTCATGGAACTGACCGCCCCAAGATGGCCATGATAACCAGTAGCTTCTGAAAGACAAACTCTCAGAGAAGATGTCAATTAAGAGCTGTTAACCAGGACTCATTCCTGCGTTTAGAGGCATTCAGCCTATACCAGCTGCCAGGAACAAACTTCTGTTGGGGGAAGTATGATTTTCATAGTCGAGTCAGCTGTTATTATAACAGAACTCtgtcctattgcttcagaccaatgcagctcCCCACCTGGATCTATCTTCAGATAACTGATGAAGTGTCCACACATTAATTAACGTGCACGCATCCAGGATTAAACTTGGTCTTcacaggtacactggacccaaactttgttcaatTATTATAATGTTAATTAGATTTTTCTCATTCATCATCCTTGttctttattaatattatatgaaGATTAtatcttcatatatatataatgaataatCCTTATAATTATGACCTTCCACGttgtattactattatttatcCAGTGCCATCAGCATACATGTGACACTTTCAGAACAATACAATAAGCTTTTTCCAGTTAATGTGATTATTGGGTTTTATTAGGTGACATTatctcgagagccagcttggtgtagtggttgggagtgcggacttctaatctggcatgccaggttcgattctgcactcccccacatacaaccagctgggtgaccttgggctcgccatggcactgataaaactgttctgaccaggcaggaatgtcagggctctctcagcctcacccaccccacagggtgtctgttgtggggagaggaatgggaaggcaactgtaagctgctttgagcctccttcgggtaggggaaaacggcatataagaaccaactcttcgtcttcttcttcttcctctctcccttcttaCAGATTCCTCCAGGACTATTTTAACTGTCTTACTGTTCAAGAATAAACATTTCAAAATGCAGCCTACTTGAAATAcatgaaaggaaacaaacaattaGAGGGGAACCAGAAAGGTAATACAAGAGTAAGATTTTGACTGGACGTGGCTGATCAAGAAGACACTATGTTCAAATTCCACTCCCATTGCACTAGCTGAATTCCTGCTTTTGGAATGACCTTCTTGATCCAAACACAAAGAGTGCTTTACCCAGTATATCCATCCACTCCTCCACAGCTTCAGTGCCTCCCTCAGCAGGCTGTTCCAACACAGATCCTTGGGCTTCATCTGCAGCTGCTGTTTTTCTGCTGGTGGGCACATCCTCCAGTGGGGGAAGGCCGTTcatgtcttcctcttcctcatcatCCAGAACTTCAAAGTCTTCGCCGCTGTCGATCATAGAAGTGCTGGTTTTTGCAAGCTCTGGTAAGGTCAGATCAACGAGGCTGGCGGCAGCCCAGTCCAAAGAAACATCCCCAGGACTGTCCCCATCGGAGGCCATGGCACTGGTGCCTGATGGATCAGCCTAGCTGTGGAAGAAAAGGGGGGCGAGGAGAAGATAAAGATGGTGCCTGATGTTATTCACCTTGATACTATTACAGCTGGGGCCCATATAGTTTTTGAGGTACATAGGGTCTTGGCCAAGTTCTTGTTGATATCCAGCTTTCACAAGAAGCATGACTTGGTGAGTGATCTGCAATCTTATCCTATCCAGGCCAGACCACTGCAGTGCATTTTGtattgggctgcccttgaagacttgTTCCAAAGCTTCAAGAgaccaaaacacagcagccaagtttgctggttgctgtggcaacatcTCTTGCCAGTTTTAAAAGAACAGCATGGTTGTCCATTTGCTTTAAGCACAATTTATAACACTGTCTATGACCTGGAAAACCCTgttttggagccagggatcacttgCTAGTAAAGGTCTCCTGCAGCATGACTACTGTTCAAAGGTCAGGAGGGTGTTTGAGCAAAAACAAAGGGTTTTTAATACGACATTttaactttggaactccctctccctcccacaacAGTTGGCTTAGACTAAATTTTATTCAGTTTGAGGATCGTTATTACTCTATTCCTTTGGTAGTCTAATTGGTTTTGACTGTGTCTCAGTATCACTGATGTATTAATATCTGCTTTTTCCACTTTTTATATCAAATATGCCCCACAGAAAGGTTTACTTGATTTTACGCCGCTAAGCAATTTTGCTTCACCAGAGTGTTAACTAGAATTTTGAAAAACATAAGTTTATTAAGTTAGACGGCACATGAATGTGAGTTATCAGCAGCCACTGCAGGGTCATAATCAGGACGTTTCCTGGAATCCAGATGTTTTCAAAAAGTCGGTGGGCCAGGTGGGGCTCCTGCCAAAGAGGGCTTTTaattggctgtacagattaaaAGATTTCAGCGCCATTGTTATCACCACAATGCTGTTTTTATTCTCTCTTTcccagtttatttttaaaacattatctaTCCCTCTTCTCTCCTGTACTTGGGTTTCTTCTGTGTGTGGCTCTGCCTCCCACAATGGTAATGTTACAGCCTGCGATGCCCCTATGGTGGCCATCCTTGCAGTCACCACAGCTAGCCCAGTTAGGAGTTGAGCACGGAATGGCCTCAGAACAGCTGGCGGAAGAGGAAGGCGGGAGGTGGAATGTCTGCCAAGGGGAGGAGGCACGGGGCACAAGGGGAGGAGGCACGTGATCCCACGACTGCCACCACTCAGAGGGGGAAGGGCAGGCTGCTATTGCCAAGCAACACAAGACCTTCCTGAATCCACAGGACCTTGCCTGCTGCCCAACAATACCCACAACTGATGCTGGTCCTGTTGCAGTCTTCCTGTTCTGGGCTGCCTAGAGATAGGTGGGTGGTCACTGTGTAAACAGAATGAtgaactggatgggccctccaACAGCTACATGGCTGCCAGTGGaggtccagatcaggttcaaggttttggtaatgACTGTTAAGGCTTTACATGGTCCGGGTCCTGCATATCTGTGGGAACACCTCGCCCAATAcgtcccccagagagcactatatTCTTCAGGTGCCAGTTTGTTGGCAatacctggccccaaagatatctGCCTGTCTCTGACCCCAGCCTGGTGGCATGAACTGCTGtccaagatcagggccctgagggagctattgcagttctgcagggcttggaaGATGGCCCTCTTCTGCCAAacctaaggttgaggccagggcgattTAAActcatatgggcctccctcctctccatttAGGTTCCCCCCTCACCTGGCCTATAGCCAAACCTGCAGTCCAGACCTAAGACGGCTGGCGTCAGTggggggtgatggtggtgggtGTTTGGGTTGTTAGTTTTaagtttggggatttttaaaatttgtctatGAATGTTTTAGTCTATGCTGTAAACACCCCAAGCCCGCTTGCAGAAGAGATGTTctataaattacataaataataatattctgtTAGTTTATGACAGGAGACAAAGCCCAGCCTTTACCTTAACTAGGATCTTTGACAATGCACGTTGGTTCCCACTATAGACAGGCAGAGATGCCTAAGGGCTACATTCCCTCTTCCAGGCTAAATAGCTCaaaccattccccctccccttttatgtAAACATCCCTGactccttttcttttcccctaaAACATCTAATTAAAAGAGAGATGGTTGTGATGTGCCACAGCCAGGGTATGTTAAAACCAAAACCCCAGCACTTTGGAGAACAATGCACAATATTGTTATATATTTCATTGCTTGCGAGAAATCTGAAAACTGAAACTCCTGGAAAATGACAGGGAAGAGGAACAAGTTTACAAGGATCCCTCAGGCTCTGGGAGGTAGCCCGGCATTCATGTTTCCACACCGCCAAGGGGAAAGCCAAGGCTGAAAGTGACTTCTAAGAGAATCTGTGACAGGGCGAATCCAAACAGGAGAATCTAACCACTCTTCTGACACCTTCCTTGTTGCAAAGATAAGCCCAGCCAGCCACCTTGCCACTGTCAAAGGAGACAGGTGCAAGGTTTGTGCTGGCTGTTGACTAAGACATGGGGGTGGGAGGACGACATCAACAACTACAGAAAGAGGCAGGGAACAAACACCTAAGCCCcaaggaagagagcaatgcacaaAGAACAGGTTTGGATAGGTGGTGTCCCAGCCACAGCTGACTGGCAGCGCAGGCCACAGGACTTCAGCTGATCTCATCACTGTGGTTCGCAAGGTTAACGAAGCCCATAATTGCATTTATTACAATTTAATCCCACCCTTTCCCAGAGCAGCTTGCAGCTGGCTACACAGCccattctccctctcctcctgcaaaataggtgaggctcagagattGTGACTAGCCTCCCTTTGCCCAGCCAAGTTTCACAACCAAGAAGGGATTTGAACAGGGTCTCATCATGTGACACAATTGGAGTAGCCAACCCAGAAACCCGCATCAAAACTGGAGGCACATAACTGCCAGAGCAGTTCACTAGCTTATGCAGCTTTTCAAAAACAAACTTTCAGCCTGATTCCTGGACAATGCCTGTTAATGACCATTACACATAATATGTTACAAATGTGCATCCATCTTCAGAGGCAATATATCTTCCATTACCATATACTAGGAACAAACAACAGCAGGAGTGCTTTCTTTCAAGGCCTGCTTGCAGTCTTCTGAGAAGCATCTATTATTaaagccataacacctacaggtgcccccaacTGAGGGCTTGTCAAGTTATtcttgaagtgctgttctaattgttccagttgatgttgatgttattgttataatgttatattgattttgatattgattttgacagtgttctatgtgaatgttcaaaaatgttttatgtaaaccgcccagagccgtagggaagggcagtataaaaatataaataaataaataaacaaattaattaattaataaataaataaagaacgtAGGTGCAGGCAGACCTTAGATCCCAAAGCAATGCTTATTTCCCTATTGCTGTGCCTTCCAGTTTGAAAACCCCAACTTATTCAAAAAGGACTTTACTCAGCACTGGCTAAATTCCTCACTGGTGAAACAGGAATAAGCAACCATAAGCAGGCACTCTTGAGATCACCTATAGGATGGCAAGAAAACTTGGCAAAAATTCTGGCCAACAGTCAACTTGGCAAAGGGCGCATGATGCGCACACAGGCAGCACACATCAATGAAAGCGTGTGCTTTTTGCAGACTGGCTTAAAAGTCTGAATAAGAGCTATTAACTGTATTCTGACAAGGACAAGAGGGAGAGGATACCACACTGTACTTGAAGCCTGCCCCGGACAACCACACCAGGTGATCTACCTTTGGGAACACTTTTAAACAGCCATAAAACAATGTCAATGAATGCTCACAACTTCTAAGTGCAGAGTTACTGTAAAACACACGCACAAAATAAAGATTGCACGCTAAGATTAACAGCTTGATCCATCTCTTTTGAGGAAAGCACAGCAGGGTTTACTTCCTAGTTTTAGGActggggcaggcactggagaGAAATTAG
The nucleotide sequence above comes from Paroedura picta isolate Pp20150507F chromosome 4, Ppicta_v3.0, whole genome shotgun sequence. Encoded proteins:
- the FKBP8 gene encoding peptidyl-prolyl cis-trans isomerase FKBP8 isoform X2, with amino-acid sequence MASDGDSPGDVSLDWAAASLVDLTLPELAKTSTSMIDSGEDFEVLDDEEEEDMNGLPPLEDVPTSRKTAAADEAQGSVLEQPAEGGTEAVEEWMDILGSGLLKKKVLVAGQGRKTRPVKNQNVSIRLKATLVDGTVVEENPSLTFTLGDCDVMQALDLCVQLMEVGETALIQSDPKYCHGSQGRSPDIPPDAALTLEVELLTTQDAPDLELLSGKAKVELANHKRERGNFHYQRADYVLAINSYDIALKVIGSSSKVEFSPEEEAELLDVKVKCLNNLAASQLKLDHYEAALRSCNQVLEQQPDNIKALFRKGKVLAQQGEYSEAIPILKAALKLEPSNKAIPWKWLFGATAVALGGVALSVVIAARN
- the FKBP8 gene encoding peptidyl-prolyl cis-trans isomerase FKBP8 isoform X1 produces the protein MASDGDSPGDVSLDWAAASLVDLTLPELAKTSTSMIDSGEDFEVLDDEEEEDMNGLPPLEDVPTSRKTAAADEAQGSVLEQPAEGGTEAVEEWMDILGSGLLKKKVLVAGQGRKTRPVKNQNVSIRLKATLVDGTVVEENPSLTFTLGDCDVMQALDLCVQLMEVGETALIQSDPKYCHGSQGRSPDIPPDAALTLEVELLTTQDAPDLELLSGKAKVELANHKRERGNFHYQRADYVLAINSYDIALKVIGSSSKVEFSPEEEAELLDVKVKCLNNLAASQLKLDHYEAALRSCNQVLEQQPDNIKALFRKGKVLAQQGEYSEAIPILKAALKLEPSNKTIHMELSKLAKKHADQKSVETEMYRKMLGTAGSSGLPAKCKDKSSRAIPWKWLFGATAVALGGVALSVVIAARN